The genomic window ATTCCCTAAATGAAGATGGACAAAATGTAGCTGAACAAGTTTCTGAAGTTGTAAAAAAGGCAAAAGCTATTCAGGACTATTACGAAACAAAATAATAACTACACCCTGACGTATTACATACTCTACGTTAGGGTGTTTTATTTTTTAAATGAGCTATGATTTTATCTCTTCTCATTGAGTTGTCAGACTATCCAAATGGTTATGCACCTTCCCATTTATTTTTCAATATAAGCATTCATTAATTGTAAATACTCACTACTACCAATATCCTTAGCATAGTCAATTGCTGTCATTTCATATTGGTCTACAAGTAGTGGATTAGCTCCTGCTTCAAGAAGTATTTCGCCTACTTGTAAATTTTCTGTCATAACCGCAGACATAAGGGGTGTCCAGCCCTCTGTATCTTGAAAATTTGGATCCGCTCCGTTTTTTAATAAAGTGTTTATCACCTCTATATGTTCATTGACTACTGCAATAAGAAGTGGGCTTTCACCATATTCGTTCATCTCATTTGGATTTTCGCCCTCGTTAAGCAACTCATTGACTGCTTCTACATCTCCATTTAAAGAAGCTTCCATTAATGGCGTATATTCACTTTCATACGGAAATTCATCAAACAGGTTTATCTTATCCAATGCAAGAATACTAAGGAATGTACCCCCTGCCACAACAATCGGAAACAGTAAAAAGACGATCAACATAATCGCTATTGATTGTTTTCCTCTTTTAATAAGAGCTACACGCGGACTTCCGTACATCAACGTTTCAATTTCATGTATTCGTTTCGGTATCGGTGGATGGGTTGAAAGAAGTTCCATCAATGTGATAAATATTCCTTTTTTATCGTTATACTGTTCTTGGTAAGCAGGTAGTCTTACCTTTTTGTACAGACGTCTGCCAGCTGCTAACATAAGTAATCCATTTATAGCTTCTTCAGAACTGTCCGTATAATAAGCAGCCATACGATCACATGTGTATTCAGCCATTCTTGAATAACTTACTCCGATAAAGGGCACCCACATGGCAGGAAAAACAAGTAGAGCTTTTGTAATGTGATTTCTTTTTATATGAGCAAGCTCATGAGCAATCACATAATTAATTTCTTGTCCTTCATTTTCCATGGATGCTTCCACAAAATCGGAATACAAAACAACTATATTTTTCCCAAATAAACCAAACACTTTTGTAGCAAAAGCATTTAGCAATCCACCTGATTCAATTACATATACTTCAGGTATTTTTGATATTTCCATATTGCTACAAAGCTCTTGGACTTTATTGTATAATTCTGGAAATTGATTTTCCGTAATACGAACACCATTTACTTGAATATGAGACATAGATATAGCATGCGAAAATAAAGTAAACACACCAACTATAATGAAAATTAGCGCACCAACTATTGAAATTAATAAGTATATCGCAATTGAAATACTTGTTATAATACATAGTCCATACAGTAAATTTTCATGTCGATGAACAAGTAAGGGCTTTTCCATTAGCACACACTCCTTATTAAAAAACCTCTCTCACGCACATGAGAAAGGGTCTAATTTACTCAGCTCGAATTACAATTGTTTGCGCAATGTAGTCGTGCAACGCTCTTTTTTGTTTACCAGCTGCTATAAGATAGCCAATGAATAAAATTAACGAAGAGAGAATTTTTCCAATCATTTCTCGCAAAAGCATTTTACCAATTGAAACACGACCACCATCTAAGTTAGCTACGCGAATACCGGTAATTTTTTTGCCGAGAGTTTGTCCGTTATTAGCTGATTGAAACCATACAAAATAAAGAAAAGTTATAATCAAACTAATAATGGACGTAGCTGTCATGTCGTATACTGGAATGATAAACCCAACAATATATTGAACAATACCTAAAATAATGCTATCAATAAAAAAGGCGATAAATCTAATCCAAAAACCAGCTCTGTGTTGTTCCATAAATTATCCCTCCTATTCTTATCGTACCCTTTATGGTTATCACTATTCTTACTGCTGATTAATCACAAAAAAGTGCCTACTCTCATTTGAGGGCAGACACATAAAATATTTATTGTGCAGTGGAAAGGAATATTGTTACCTTTTTTGTATGGGCGTTATTGTACCAATTAACGCCACCATACTACTGACAATTAAGATTCATGTTAAACCTTTTAACGCAATAACTGACAGTAATCCAACTATAACTAAATCGAATGCAGAATCCAAAAACGATATTCAAATATTTTGTGACATGTGATTCTCTTACTTATGTAACAGATTGGCTAATGGTTGACCTCTTATAATGAATAAACACGAGTGATATATAGCTATCGCTCGTGTTTGCTAAGTAGCTTTTTATTCATCAATCCTCAATTGTTGATGTATGTAACGGAAGCATAACAGTAAATGTCGTTCCCTTCTTAGGCTTACTTTTGACCTCAATTTTTCCCTTGTGATTTTTCACAATAGAATACGAAACCATAAGTCCTAATCCGGTTCCCTTTTCTTTTGTAGTATAGAAAGGCTCTCCAAGTCTAACTAATTGACTCTTTGTCATTCCCACGCCTTGATCTTTAATAGAGACTTGGACTTCCTCTTGCACAATATTAGCTTTAACTTCAATGATTCCTCCTTCTGGCATTCCTTCAATAGCATTTTTTATTAAATTAATAAACACTTGTTTCAATTGCGTTTCTAAACCAAAAACTACGATTTCATTAAATCTGAACTTCTTCTGTATCGTGACAGAATACTTAAATGCTTCTGTATCTAAAAGTGCAACCACATCCTCGAGTATATCTAGAAGATTAGTAGGGGCGAATCGTTGCGTACCAGGCTTCGCCAAGCTCAAAAACTCACTAGAAATTATATCTATTCGTTCAAGTTCTGCTTCCATAATATCTAGAAATTCGTCATTTATCATTGTGCCAGAACGGAATAATTGCACAAATCCTTTTAAAGATGTAAGAGGATTTCGAATCTCATGTGCTATACCAGCAGCAAGTTGTCCGACAATGTTCATTTTTTCAGCTTGTACCATTAAATGCTGCGCTTGCTTTTGCTCAGTGACATCACGAATAATAAGCTGAATAGCTGGTCGTTCTTCAAAGGTTGTTGAAATAACAATCACTTCTGTATGAAGCTCTTTTCCAGCTAGCGTTGTCAAAATTCGCTCAGACTTACTTGTGACGCCCCCACTTTCTATAAGCTTTTTACAATCTTGATTAAACTCATCATCGAGAGTTTTATAAAAGCCTTTCCCTAGTAATTGCTCTTTTGTTTTCGCTTCAAATAAATTTCGAGCTGCTTCATTCACAAATTTACATTGATTGTCTTGAATTATGGCAATACCATTCGTAGATGATTCAATTAATCTTTCATATTTGATCTTTGCACTTTCTAACTGTCTTTCTGCATTTTTTCGTTTTGTAATATCACGAATAATAAATTGACAAGCTGTTTGACCATTAAATTCTATTGGGTACGATAATACTTCTGCAATTTTCCACTTACCCGTTTTTGTGATGAGAATCTTTTCCACTTTTGGATAAGGTTCCTTATCAAGTATTGCCTTTCTTATTCTCCTTTTACAAGCATCTTGATAATCCTCGTGAAAATAAGCACAAATAGTTTGTCCAATAAGCTCACTTGGCTTTGTACCACCAAGCATTATGGAACCGGCTTTGTTTATATACATGCATTTCCCTTTAATATCGACGATTCCGATAAAATCCTCTAAGTTATCGACGAGCTTTCGATAGCGTAGTTCACTACCTGTGATGTCATTCTCCATATTCTTCTTAAGTGTTACATCTCTCATCATGACTTCAATTGCCTTAGCACCGTCACATTCAATCATGCGTATGAATAGATCAACGTATATGGATCTGTTATCGGCTCTATTAATTACATAATCTTTTAAAACTTTTCTGTTCCCTAACAACTGTAAATGTCGAGTTTGTTCTATATACGAGTCTTGGAAGTCCTCGTGTATATACGCCAATATACTCTGGCCAATTACACCTTCTTTTGAAGATTCACCGAACAACTCAAGAGCTGATTCGTTCATAACTGCAAACTTATCATCTATTAGCACTGCAAAAAAATCTAAAGAATAATTAATGATAGTAACGTACTCTTTTCGACTGAGCACAATATTCTCTTGCACCTTAATTTGATTGAAACTAATGGTTGCAGTATTACATGGAGGTGGATTATTTTGCTTTATCATATGGATACTATCAGAGCTCATATTCATCATCCTCACACTGTCCAGTTCTTTATAATCCTATCATATCGATTTATAATAGTTTCGTCTATGAGCGAACAGAATTTTTCAACAATTGTCGTAGAAGCTAGTCACTCATAAAAAGATATCTATACAGTAGCTAAATAAGGAGAGTATCGAAAATTATCTTTTACATTCATGTGGATGGTCTAAACAGAAAGCTATTCGTGGTTGTTTGTTGGTGAGTTCTTCTCATTATTATTTACTGTAATGGCAATTCGGTCGATATTCCCGACATTTGTCACACTAATTTTTGATAGGCTTAATAAGCCAACCGCTAACCCAATTACAAAACCAACGCCCAAATATATGCTTTTTTCTTTCATATTGATGTACTCCTATCTTATTATTGCTTAATTTTCATTTCATTCATCTTGCGGTACTACTATATTTTTAAAAATTCTAATACCTTAACGTATATCGTTTTTTTATGTTCGAGTAAATGCAGTTTTAAATAACCATGGAAGTAGAATGTCATTTATGCTACTTCTGATCATGCATTGTAGTTGCCTTTTTATTATATTTTTTTAATATGGTATTACATATAAACCAAGCTAATGGGAAATGGACAAAGAAGGTCATCGCCACAAATGCACCTAAAGCCATGTTTGGATCACTTGCCTCATTTCCTCCTCCTATGGATATTAGTATAAAAAAGAGAATATACAGCAGCACAGTTAAACAAAGTGATAGAAATATAGTAGGTAGCCTTTTTATCATTACCGCTACTCCTTTTTAAAGAAAATTGTTAATTAATATTTCACTCTCATCTTATCAGTTTCTATGGTTACCTACCATATTCTTCTACATTTTTGGGGAAAATGTTTTACCATACTATGTCATTTAATAACCTAGAGGATCTCCTTAACTTCAAACGTCTTTACAACAACAGGAGAAGCCAATATATCTATTGCTTTTTTTCCAAACTCTATAAAATGACCTGTTTGGTTATGATAATGAATTGCATCTAGATCCTTCCATTCTTCCACCATTATGAAAGTATTAATATCATTTGTATCCTGGAAAAGTTGATAACTAATATTACCTGGTTCTGCTTGAGAACCCGAGATTAAGCTCTTTGTCAGATCCAAAAACGTTTCTCGTTCACTAGATTTCACCTTAATATGTGCATGGATAATATGCATGTGTTTTTCACTCCTCTGAAATGAATTAATGATTAAATATAATTTTATTATACTCGTCGTTAGATTTCTAAATAATACTTAATAACTTTTTGTTTTTATATAGGGACTACAGGCTTCTGCTATCACACATAATATTTCTTGAGTAAAAAGTTACAGAAGGATATTCGGGAATCAGACTCGAAATACTTGTATGAGGTGATTATAGTGAAATACCGAAAATTAGGTAAAACGAATTTAGATGTATCTGTTGTAGGTGTTGGTACTTGGCAATTTGGTGGCGAGTGGGGGATGGATTTTACACAAGATCAAGTTGATCAAATACTGAACAAGGCCCAAGAGCATGGAATAAATTTATTAGATACGGCTGAATGTTATGGCGACCACCTTTCAGAAAGATTTATTGGAGATTATTTAGCAAGACATAAACGTGAAAATTGGATCGTGGCGACAAAATTTGGTCATCACTTTCATGGGAATTTCGATCGTACGAGACATTGGAGCGCTGATGATGTCCTTGTACAGTTAGATCAATCTTTAAAGGCTCTGCAAACTGATTATATTGATGTGTATCAAGCTCATTCATGTACAGATGAAGAATTTATAAATGATGAGTTATGGACTATGTTAGATAAGCAAAAGCAAGCCGGCAAAATCCGCCATTTAGGTATATCACTTGCAGGCAATGATTTTATTTATCAAACTGATAAAGCGTCTGAAGTAGGAGCAGAAGTGATTCAAGTCGTATATAA from Bacillus sp. HMF5848 includes these protein-coding regions:
- a CDS encoding M48 family metallopeptidase; the protein is MEKPLLVHRHENLLYGLCIITSISIAIYLLISIVGALIFIIVGVFTLFSHAISMSHIQVNGVRITENQFPELYNKVQELCSNMEISKIPEVYVIESGGLLNAFATKVFGLFGKNIVVLYSDFVEASMENEGQEINYVIAHELAHIKRNHITKALLVFPAMWVPFIGVSYSRMAEYTCDRMAAYYTDSSEEAINGLLMLAAGRRLYKKVRLPAYQEQYNDKKGIFITLMELLSTHPPIPKRIHEIETLMYGSPRVALIKRGKQSIAIMLIVFLLFPIVVAGGTFLSILALDKINLFDEFPYESEYTPLMEASLNGDVEAVNELLNEGENPNEMNEYGESPLLIAVVNEHIEVINTLLKNGADPNFQDTEGWTPLMSAVMTENLQVGEILLEAGANPLLVDQYEMTAIDYAKDIGSSEYLQLMNAYIEK
- a CDS encoding putative quinol monooxygenase, with translation MHIIHAHIKVKSSERETFLDLTKSLISGSQAEPGNISYQLFQDTNDINTFIMVEEWKDLDAIHYHNQTGHFIEFGKKAIDILASPVVVKTFEVKEIL
- a CDS encoding RDD family protein, which translates into the protein MEQHRAGFWIRFIAFFIDSIILGIVQYIVGFIIPVYDMTATSIISLIITFLYFVWFQSANNGQTLGKKITGIRVANLDGGRVSIGKMLLREMIGKILSSLILFIGYLIAAGKQKRALHDYIAQTIVIRAE
- a CDS encoding aldo/keto reductase gives rise to the protein MKYRKLGKTNLDVSVVGVGTWQFGGEWGMDFTQDQVDQILNKAQEHGINLLDTAECYGDHLSERFIGDYLARHKRENWIVATKFGHHFHGNFDRTRHWSADDVLVQLDQSLKALQTDYIDVYQAHSCTDEEFINDELWTMLDKQKQAGKIRHLGISLAGNDFIYQTDKASEVGAEVIQVVYNRLDRKPEKEVFQSCERQNLGVLARVPLASGYLSGKYNPGATFETGDVRSRHEQEERDRKLRLVEEIKRNEVTVGVSMASWALAWCLKHPAVTSVIPGCKNPEQVVSNAKATELL
- a CDS encoding PAS domain S-box protein; translated protein: MSSDSIHMIKQNNPPPCNTATISFNQIKVQENIVLSRKEYVTIINYSLDFFAVLIDDKFAVMNESALELFGESSKEGVIGQSILAYIHEDFQDSYIEQTRHLQLLGNRKVLKDYVINRADNRSIYVDLFIRMIECDGAKAIEVMMRDVTLKKNMENDITGSELRYRKLVDNLEDFIGIVDIKGKCMYINKAGSIMLGGTKPSELIGQTICAYFHEDYQDACKRRIRKAILDKEPYPKVEKILITKTGKWKIAEVLSYPIEFNGQTACQFIIRDITKRKNAERQLESAKIKYERLIESSTNGIAIIQDNQCKFVNEAARNLFEAKTKEQLLGKGFYKTLDDEFNQDCKKLIESGGVTSKSERILTTLAGKELHTEVIVISTTFEERPAIQLIIRDVTEQKQAQHLMVQAEKMNIVGQLAAGIAHEIRNPLTSLKGFVQLFRSGTMINDEFLDIMEAELERIDIISSEFLSLAKPGTQRFAPTNLLDILEDVVALLDTEAFKYSVTIQKKFRFNEIVVFGLETQLKQVFINLIKNAIEGMPEGGIIEVKANIVQEEVQVSIKDQGVGMTKSQLVRLGEPFYTTKEKGTGLGLMVSYSIVKNHKGKIEVKSKPKKGTTFTVMLPLHTSTIED